The proteins below come from a single Rosa rugosa chromosome 2, drRosRugo1.1, whole genome shotgun sequence genomic window:
- the LOC133731647 gene encoding uncharacterized protein LOC133731647 isoform X3: MDKSWMHADRRSRKFELGLAEFLKFASANARNERKIRCPCLKCCNTDGFSIGVIKDHIFWNGIDESYKNWRWHGEPSTSYVNSRMGGESETVDWELASGVGENDVDIGESEDEEISEDSNEFLKYVEDGDKPLYPGCTKTTKRSVVSKSKKAKVYLKSASGSKHGRSKKPGSKHGRSKKPDNDDENVTGGLKLLKRGMVTMNRISKRLISGRRMKVECNAQGEPIGKAAKEMQSYIGVLARTKIPISIQDWREVDVDEKDKIWESIEDAFVVPKEWKKLVLTSAANKWREFKSKLTKLYIIPYLETPELLQFPPDDYRSIEQEDWDTFVADRTSHTFQELRHAQILKRKENKYPHRMSRKGYANLQEELSESTPIEELDRATMWIKARQDKTGSFNGPAIEKAVEKIEIFKKKVSDGEITTYGSDDVLTLALGSPEYPGRVRGVGGFVKPNSYFNLPKRRKQSVEELVRISVKKILAEERQSIIAEEKAKWDFEREQQIERERAMWEERLRKLESKVEGKEVLVESLKPVTAVNELDYATGSYSRQIEQALKVSEAEATKNVKLLDLAEVAEKLSKDKVIIDSNASKKLTSIIQDKVQSVNVKSEFKLSIGSVDNIVAFGTIVEVDVEATQQTIHGVPLGEENVRISITKAVVANALLPFPIKDEIVRVADAIGTCVAWPKSLVIPSEVVEKEQENRKIVKRKRRDMYEDFDHDDLDNLPPKLPLPLKELCQWANIFLKNGVTIHTTLGEEIFGRPRKVAIFRRDVYAMTHMKEISNSTIVMYMSCLYQKLQKSKMLHMIAFIDPAKTGVLGCGNPTERARSLSACYAKGKSGQIFLVPYNSGSCAFHGSIEEATHHRRMENYCGQLNQNIQCAKT, encoded by the exons ATGGATAAGTCGTGGATGCACGCCGATAGAAGATCACGGAAGTTTGAGCTAGGACTAGCAGAATTTCTAAAGTTTGCCTCGGCGAATGCCAGGAATGAAAGGAAGATACGTTGTCCTTGTTTAAAATGCTGCAACACCGATGGATTTTCCATTGGAGTTATTAAAGACCATATATTCTGGAATGGTATTGATGAgagttataagaattggaggtggCATGGAGAGCCTTCTACATCTTACGTGAATAGCAGAATGGGAGGCGAATCTGAAACTGTAGATTGGGAACTTGCTAGTGGGGTGGGGGAGAATGATGTAGATATAGGAGAAAGTGAGGATGAGGAGATATCTGAAGACTCAAATGAGTTTCTGAAGTATGTGGAGGATGGTGATAAGCCCTTATACCCTGGTTGTACCAAGACAACCAAGAGAAGTGTAGTGTCTAAGTCCAAGAAGGCTAAGGTATACCTTAAGTCAGCCTCTGGTAGCAAGCATGGAAGGAGCAAAAAGCCTGGTAGCAAGCATGGAAGGAGCAAAAAGCCTGATAATGATGATGAGAACGTTACCGGTGGGCTGAAGTTGCTTAAAAGGGGTATGGTGACTATGAATCGCATTTCCAAGCGACTTATTAGTGGAAGAAGGATGAAAGTGGAGTGTAACGCTCAAGGGGAACCAATTGGGAAGGCAGCTAAAGAGATGCAATCCTACATTGGGGTGTTGGCAAGGACAAAGATCCCAATATCTATACAAGACTGGAGAGAGGTGGATGTTGATGAGAAAGACAAGATTTGGGAAAGTATTGAG GATGCATTTGTGGTGCCCAAAGAATGGAAGAAACTGGTTCTTACATCAGCCGCAAATAAATGGAGAGAGTTCAAAAGCAAATTAACCAAGTTGTACATCATACCCTATTTGGAAACCCCTGAACTCTTGCAGTTCCCTCCAGATGACTATCGGTCCATTGAGCAGGAAGATTGGGATACCTTTGTTGCTGATAGGACTTCACATACATTTCAG GAACTTCGCCATGCCCAGATATTAAAGAGGAAGGAGAATAAGTACCCTCATCGTATGTCTCGAAAAGGGTATGCTAATCTACAGGAAGAACTG TCCGAAAGCACACCTATTGAAGAACTTGATCGTGCTACAATGTGGATAAAGGCACGGCAAGACAAGACCGGCAGTTTCAATGGGCCAGCGATAGAGAAAGCGGTAGAAAAAATT GAAATCTTCAAGAAAAAAGTGTCCGATGGAGAGATTACAACTTATGGATCAGATGATGTTCTTACTTTGGCTTTAGGGAGCCCTGAGTATCCTGGCAGGGTACGAGGTGTTGGTGGCTTTGTCAAGCCAAATTCGTACTTCAATCTCCCAAAACGCCGAAAACAAAGTGTAGAAGAGCTTGTGAGGATAAGTGTTAAGAAGATATTGGCGGAGGAGAGACAAAGTATCATTGCGGAGGAGAAAGCTAAGTGGGACTTTGAGAGGGAACAACAAATTGAGAGGGAAAGAGCCATGTGGGAGGAGAGGTTGAGGAAGTTAGAATCAAAGGTTGAGGGGAAAGAGGTGCTGGTTGAATCACTGAAACCAGTGACAGCGGTAAATGAACTTGATTATGCAACTGGCAGCTATTCCCGACAAATTGAGCAGGCCTTGAAGGTTTCTGAAGCTGAGGCCACTAAAAATGTGAAGTTGTTGGATTTGGCTGAAGTGGCAGAGAAGCTATCTAAAGACAAGGTTATTATCGACAGCAATGCGAGCAAGAAACTGACGTCAATTATTCAGGATAAG GTACAGTCAGTAAATGTCAAGTCAGAGTTTAAACTCTCAATAGGTTCTGTGGACAACATAGTTGCTTTTGGAACCATTGTTGAAGTCGATGTCGAGGCCACACAGCAGACTATCCATGGTGTACCATTGGGAGAGGAAAATGTACGCATCTCAATCACCAAAGCGGTTGTTGCTAATGCTTTGCTACCATTTCCTATCAAAGATGAGATTGTGAGAGTTGCCGATGCGATTGGCACATGTGTTGCTTGGCCTAAAAGCTTGGTTATACCCTCTGAAGTTGTTGAAAAG GAGCAAGAAAACCGTAAAATTGTGAAAAGGAAAAGGAGGGATATGTATGAAGATTTTGATCATGATGACCTTGACAACCTGCCCCCGAAACTGCCATTACCACTAAAGGAGCTctgccaatgggccaatatatTCTTGAAGAATGGGGTCACCATCCACACCACTTTGGGCGAGGAAATTTTCGGCCGCCCAAGAAAGGTAGCTATCTTTAGAAGGGATGTGTATGCCATGACGCACATGAAGGAGATATCTAACAGCACCATTGTGATGTATATGAG CTGTCTTTACCAAAAGTTGCAGAAATCTAAGATGCTGCACATGATTGCCTTCATAGACCCTGCTAAGACAGGTGTGCTTGGGTGTGGGAATCCAACAGAAAGGGCTCGTTCTCTGTCAGCTTGTTATGCAAAAGGGAAGTCGGGTCAGATTTTTTTGGTGCCCTATAACTCGGG AAGTTGTGCATTTCATGGATCCATCGAAGAGGCGACTCATCACCGGAGAATGGAAAACTATTGTGGACAA CTCAATCAAAATATACAATGCGCAAAAACATAA
- the LOC133731647 gene encoding uncharacterized protein LOC133731647 isoform X2, with protein MDKSWMHADRRSRKFELGLAEFLKFASANARNERKIRCPCLKCCNTDGFSIGVIKDHIFWNGIDESYKNWRWHGEPSTSYVNSRMGGESETVDWELASGVGENDVDIGESEDEEISEDSNEFLKYVEDGDKPLYPGCTKTTKRSVVSKSKKAKVYLKSASGSKHGRSKKPGSKHGRSKKPDNDDENVTGGLKLLKRGMVTMNRISKRLISGRRMKVECNAQGEPIGKAAKEMQSYIGVLARTKIPISIQDWREVDVDEKDKIWESIEDAFVVPKEWKKLVLTSAANKWREFKSKLTKLYIIPYLETPELLQFPPDDYRSIEQEDWDTFVADRTSHTFQELRHAQILKRKENKYPHRMSRKGYANLQEELSESTPIEELDRATMWIKARQDKTGSFNGPAIEKAVEKIEIFKKKVSDGEITTYGSDDVLTLALGSPEYPGRVRGVGGFVKPNSYFNLPKRRKQSVEELVRISVKKILAEERQSIIAEEKAKWDFEREQQIERERAMWEERLRKLESKVEGKEVLVESLKPVTAVNELDYATGSYSRQIEQALKVSEAEATKNVKLLDLAEVAEKLSKDKVIIDSNASKKLTSIIQDKSVNVKSEFKLSIGSVDNIVAFGTIVEVDVEATQQTIHGVPLGEENVRISITKAVVANALLPFPIKDEIVRVADAIGTCVAWPKSLVIPSEVVEKEQENRKIVKRKRRDMYEDFDHDDLDNLPPKLPLPLKELCQWANIFLKNGVTIHTTLGEEIFGRPRKVAIFRRDVYAMTHMKEISNSTIVMYMSCLYQKLQKSKMLHMIAFIDPAKTGVLGCGNPTERARSLSACYAKGKSGQIFLVPYNSGCYWMLTVVNPAEEVVHFMDPSKRRLITGEWKTIVDNSIKIYNAQKHKKGRKTVTWKNCAGIPEQQGDKTCGFWIMHYMKDIVEDKNQEWSAKWDRKASNMYTQNDIDEVRAEWAQYVAQFKES; from the exons ATGGATAAGTCGTGGATGCACGCCGATAGAAGATCACGGAAGTTTGAGCTAGGACTAGCAGAATTTCTAAAGTTTGCCTCGGCGAATGCCAGGAATGAAAGGAAGATACGTTGTCCTTGTTTAAAATGCTGCAACACCGATGGATTTTCCATTGGAGTTATTAAAGACCATATATTCTGGAATGGTATTGATGAgagttataagaattggaggtggCATGGAGAGCCTTCTACATCTTACGTGAATAGCAGAATGGGAGGCGAATCTGAAACTGTAGATTGGGAACTTGCTAGTGGGGTGGGGGAGAATGATGTAGATATAGGAGAAAGTGAGGATGAGGAGATATCTGAAGACTCAAATGAGTTTCTGAAGTATGTGGAGGATGGTGATAAGCCCTTATACCCTGGTTGTACCAAGACAACCAAGAGAAGTGTAGTGTCTAAGTCCAAGAAGGCTAAGGTATACCTTAAGTCAGCCTCTGGTAGCAAGCATGGAAGGAGCAAAAAGCCTGGTAGCAAGCATGGAAGGAGCAAAAAGCCTGATAATGATGATGAGAACGTTACCGGTGGGCTGAAGTTGCTTAAAAGGGGTATGGTGACTATGAATCGCATTTCCAAGCGACTTATTAGTGGAAGAAGGATGAAAGTGGAGTGTAACGCTCAAGGGGAACCAATTGGGAAGGCAGCTAAAGAGATGCAATCCTACATTGGGGTGTTGGCAAGGACAAAGATCCCAATATCTATACAAGACTGGAGAGAGGTGGATGTTGATGAGAAAGACAAGATTTGGGAAAGTATTGAG GATGCATTTGTGGTGCCCAAAGAATGGAAGAAACTGGTTCTTACATCAGCCGCAAATAAATGGAGAGAGTTCAAAAGCAAATTAACCAAGTTGTACATCATACCCTATTTGGAAACCCCTGAACTCTTGCAGTTCCCTCCAGATGACTATCGGTCCATTGAGCAGGAAGATTGGGATACCTTTGTTGCTGATAGGACTTCACATACATTTCAG GAACTTCGCCATGCCCAGATATTAAAGAGGAAGGAGAATAAGTACCCTCATCGTATGTCTCGAAAAGGGTATGCTAATCTACAGGAAGAACTG TCCGAAAGCACACCTATTGAAGAACTTGATCGTGCTACAATGTGGATAAAGGCACGGCAAGACAAGACCGGCAGTTTCAATGGGCCAGCGATAGAGAAAGCGGTAGAAAAAATT GAAATCTTCAAGAAAAAAGTGTCCGATGGAGAGATTACAACTTATGGATCAGATGATGTTCTTACTTTGGCTTTAGGGAGCCCTGAGTATCCTGGCAGGGTACGAGGTGTTGGTGGCTTTGTCAAGCCAAATTCGTACTTCAATCTCCCAAAACGCCGAAAACAAAGTGTAGAAGAGCTTGTGAGGATAAGTGTTAAGAAGATATTGGCGGAGGAGAGACAAAGTATCATTGCGGAGGAGAAAGCTAAGTGGGACTTTGAGAGGGAACAACAAATTGAGAGGGAAAGAGCCATGTGGGAGGAGAGGTTGAGGAAGTTAGAATCAAAGGTTGAGGGGAAAGAGGTGCTGGTTGAATCACTGAAACCAGTGACAGCGGTAAATGAACTTGATTATGCAACTGGCAGCTATTCCCGACAAATTGAGCAGGCCTTGAAGGTTTCTGAAGCTGAGGCCACTAAAAATGTGAAGTTGTTGGATTTGGCTGAAGTGGCAGAGAAGCTATCTAAAGACAAGGTTATTATCGACAGCAATGCGAGCAAGAAACTGACGTCAATTATTCAGGATAAG TCAGTAAATGTCAAGTCAGAGTTTAAACTCTCAATAGGTTCTGTGGACAACATAGTTGCTTTTGGAACCATTGTTGAAGTCGATGTCGAGGCCACACAGCAGACTATCCATGGTGTACCATTGGGAGAGGAAAATGTACGCATCTCAATCACCAAAGCGGTTGTTGCTAATGCTTTGCTACCATTTCCTATCAAAGATGAGATTGTGAGAGTTGCCGATGCGATTGGCACATGTGTTGCTTGGCCTAAAAGCTTGGTTATACCCTCTGAAGTTGTTGAAAAG GAGCAAGAAAACCGTAAAATTGTGAAAAGGAAAAGGAGGGATATGTATGAAGATTTTGATCATGATGACCTTGACAACCTGCCCCCGAAACTGCCATTACCACTAAAGGAGCTctgccaatgggccaatatatTCTTGAAGAATGGGGTCACCATCCACACCACTTTGGGCGAGGAAATTTTCGGCCGCCCAAGAAAGGTAGCTATCTTTAGAAGGGATGTGTATGCCATGACGCACATGAAGGAGATATCTAACAGCACCATTGTGATGTATATGAG CTGTCTTTACCAAAAGTTGCAGAAATCTAAGATGCTGCACATGATTGCCTTCATAGACCCTGCTAAGACAGGTGTGCTTGGGTGTGGGAATCCAACAGAAAGGGCTCGTTCTCTGTCAGCTTGTTATGCAAAAGGGAAGTCGGGTCAGATTTTTTTGGTGCCCTATAACTCGGG TTGTTATTGGATGTTAACGGTTGTGAACCCCGCTGAAGAAGTTGTGCATTTCATGGATCCATCGAAGAGGCGACTCATCACCGGAGAATGGAAAACTATTGTGGACAA CTCAATCAAAATATACAATGCGCAAAAACATAAGAAAGGCAGAAAAACAGTTACATGGAAAAATTGTGCG GGCATTCCGGAGCAGCAAGGTGATAAAACCTGTGGGTTTTGGATTATGCATTACATGAAGGACATAGTGGAGGATAAGAACCAAGAGTGGAGTGCTAAG TGGGACAGAAAAGCAAGCAACATGTACACacaaaatgatattgatgaggTTCGGGCCGAGTGGGCACAATATGTTGCCCAATTTAAAGAAAGCTAG
- the LOC133730257 gene encoding receptor-like serine/threonine-protein kinase SD1-8 — translation MKSIRPKNPSAWSLRDGTEGCERETELECGSKDKFMKVENLKLPESGGAVVDMEMSLEECPLERIRSQDFLLNSELVSSKKEHYSGDRSNDDLELPLFDFTSIAAATENFSDENKLGQGGFGCVYKGFVEGQKIVVKRLSKNSGQGTKEFKNEVKLIAKLQHRNLVRLLGCCVDADEKMLIYEYMENKSLDSFLFDKAKRYLLDWQKRFNNICGIARGLLDLHQDSRFRIIHRDLKASNILLDGELDPKISDFGMARLFGQDQTEANTKKVVGTYGYMCPEYAMDGLF, via the exons ATGAAGAGCATTCGACCTAAGAACCCTTCTGCATGGAGCTTGAGAGATGGCACCGAAGGATGTGAACGTGAGACAGAGCTGGAGTGTGGGAGTAAGGACAAGTTTATGAAGGTGGAGAATTTGAAGCTGCCGGAGAGCGGGGGAGCGGTGGTGGATATGGAGATGAGTTTGGAGGAGT GTCCTCTTGAAAGAATTCGAAGCCAGGATTTTCTTCTAAACAGTGAGTTAGTCTCAAGTAAGAAGGAGCACTACTCTGGTGACAGAAGCAATGATGACCTAGAGTTGCCATTGTTTGATTTCACCTCTATAGCAGCGGCTACGGAGAACTTTTCTGATGAAAATAAATTGGGACAAGGTGGTTTTGGTTGTGTTTACAAG GGGTTTGTCGAAGGTCAAAAGATAGTTGTGAAGAGACTTTCAAAGAACTCTGGACAAGGAACCAAAGAATTCAAAAACGAAGTGAAGTTAATTGCAAAGCTTCAACACAGAAATCTTGTTCGACTGCTTGGTTGCTGTGTTGATGCGGATGAAAAGATGCTGATTTACGAATACATGGAAAATAAAAGCCTCGATTCCTTTTTATTCG ATAAAGCAAAAAGGTATTTGCTGGATTGGCAAAAGCGTTTCAACAATATCTGTGGGATTGCTCGAGGGCTTCTTGATCTTCACCAGGATTCGAGATTCAGAATTATCCATAGGGACCTCAAGGCAAGCAACATTCTACTAGATGGAGAATTGGACCCCAAGATATCGGACTTTGGAATGGCAAGACTATTCGGTCAGGATCAGACAGAAGCCAATACAAAAAAAGTAGTGGGAACATA TGGATATATGTGTCCTGAATACGCAATGGATGGTCTCTTCTAA
- the LOC133731647 gene encoding uncharacterized protein LOC133731647 isoform X1, giving the protein MDKSWMHADRRSRKFELGLAEFLKFASANARNERKIRCPCLKCCNTDGFSIGVIKDHIFWNGIDESYKNWRWHGEPSTSYVNSRMGGESETVDWELASGVGENDVDIGESEDEEISEDSNEFLKYVEDGDKPLYPGCTKTTKRSVVSKSKKAKVYLKSASGSKHGRSKKPGSKHGRSKKPDNDDENVTGGLKLLKRGMVTMNRISKRLISGRRMKVECNAQGEPIGKAAKEMQSYIGVLARTKIPISIQDWREVDVDEKDKIWESIEDAFVVPKEWKKLVLTSAANKWREFKSKLTKLYIIPYLETPELLQFPPDDYRSIEQEDWDTFVADRTSHTFQELRHAQILKRKENKYPHRMSRKGYANLQEELSESTPIEELDRATMWIKARQDKTGSFNGPAIEKAVEKIEIFKKKVSDGEITTYGSDDVLTLALGSPEYPGRVRGVGGFVKPNSYFNLPKRRKQSVEELVRISVKKILAEERQSIIAEEKAKWDFEREQQIERERAMWEERLRKLESKVEGKEVLVESLKPVTAVNELDYATGSYSRQIEQALKVSEAEATKNVKLLDLAEVAEKLSKDKVIIDSNASKKLTSIIQDKVQSVNVKSEFKLSIGSVDNIVAFGTIVEVDVEATQQTIHGVPLGEENVRISITKAVVANALLPFPIKDEIVRVADAIGTCVAWPKSLVIPSEVVEKEQENRKIVKRKRRDMYEDFDHDDLDNLPPKLPLPLKELCQWANIFLKNGVTIHTTLGEEIFGRPRKVAIFRRDVYAMTHMKEISNSTIVMYMSCLYQKLQKSKMLHMIAFIDPAKTGVLGCGNPTERARSLSACYAKGKSGQIFLVPYNSGCYWMLTVVNPAEEVVHFMDPSKRRLITGEWKTIVDNSIKIYNAQKHKKGRKTVTWKNCAGIPEQQGDKTCGFWIMHYMKDIVEDKNQEWSAKWDRKASNMYTQNDIDEVRAEWAQYVAQFKES; this is encoded by the exons ATGGATAAGTCGTGGATGCACGCCGATAGAAGATCACGGAAGTTTGAGCTAGGACTAGCAGAATTTCTAAAGTTTGCCTCGGCGAATGCCAGGAATGAAAGGAAGATACGTTGTCCTTGTTTAAAATGCTGCAACACCGATGGATTTTCCATTGGAGTTATTAAAGACCATATATTCTGGAATGGTATTGATGAgagttataagaattggaggtggCATGGAGAGCCTTCTACATCTTACGTGAATAGCAGAATGGGAGGCGAATCTGAAACTGTAGATTGGGAACTTGCTAGTGGGGTGGGGGAGAATGATGTAGATATAGGAGAAAGTGAGGATGAGGAGATATCTGAAGACTCAAATGAGTTTCTGAAGTATGTGGAGGATGGTGATAAGCCCTTATACCCTGGTTGTACCAAGACAACCAAGAGAAGTGTAGTGTCTAAGTCCAAGAAGGCTAAGGTATACCTTAAGTCAGCCTCTGGTAGCAAGCATGGAAGGAGCAAAAAGCCTGGTAGCAAGCATGGAAGGAGCAAAAAGCCTGATAATGATGATGAGAACGTTACCGGTGGGCTGAAGTTGCTTAAAAGGGGTATGGTGACTATGAATCGCATTTCCAAGCGACTTATTAGTGGAAGAAGGATGAAAGTGGAGTGTAACGCTCAAGGGGAACCAATTGGGAAGGCAGCTAAAGAGATGCAATCCTACATTGGGGTGTTGGCAAGGACAAAGATCCCAATATCTATACAAGACTGGAGAGAGGTGGATGTTGATGAGAAAGACAAGATTTGGGAAAGTATTGAG GATGCATTTGTGGTGCCCAAAGAATGGAAGAAACTGGTTCTTACATCAGCCGCAAATAAATGGAGAGAGTTCAAAAGCAAATTAACCAAGTTGTACATCATACCCTATTTGGAAACCCCTGAACTCTTGCAGTTCCCTCCAGATGACTATCGGTCCATTGAGCAGGAAGATTGGGATACCTTTGTTGCTGATAGGACTTCACATACATTTCAG GAACTTCGCCATGCCCAGATATTAAAGAGGAAGGAGAATAAGTACCCTCATCGTATGTCTCGAAAAGGGTATGCTAATCTACAGGAAGAACTG TCCGAAAGCACACCTATTGAAGAACTTGATCGTGCTACAATGTGGATAAAGGCACGGCAAGACAAGACCGGCAGTTTCAATGGGCCAGCGATAGAGAAAGCGGTAGAAAAAATT GAAATCTTCAAGAAAAAAGTGTCCGATGGAGAGATTACAACTTATGGATCAGATGATGTTCTTACTTTGGCTTTAGGGAGCCCTGAGTATCCTGGCAGGGTACGAGGTGTTGGTGGCTTTGTCAAGCCAAATTCGTACTTCAATCTCCCAAAACGCCGAAAACAAAGTGTAGAAGAGCTTGTGAGGATAAGTGTTAAGAAGATATTGGCGGAGGAGAGACAAAGTATCATTGCGGAGGAGAAAGCTAAGTGGGACTTTGAGAGGGAACAACAAATTGAGAGGGAAAGAGCCATGTGGGAGGAGAGGTTGAGGAAGTTAGAATCAAAGGTTGAGGGGAAAGAGGTGCTGGTTGAATCACTGAAACCAGTGACAGCGGTAAATGAACTTGATTATGCAACTGGCAGCTATTCCCGACAAATTGAGCAGGCCTTGAAGGTTTCTGAAGCTGAGGCCACTAAAAATGTGAAGTTGTTGGATTTGGCTGAAGTGGCAGAGAAGCTATCTAAAGACAAGGTTATTATCGACAGCAATGCGAGCAAGAAACTGACGTCAATTATTCAGGATAAG GTACAGTCAGTAAATGTCAAGTCAGAGTTTAAACTCTCAATAGGTTCTGTGGACAACATAGTTGCTTTTGGAACCATTGTTGAAGTCGATGTCGAGGCCACACAGCAGACTATCCATGGTGTACCATTGGGAGAGGAAAATGTACGCATCTCAATCACCAAAGCGGTTGTTGCTAATGCTTTGCTACCATTTCCTATCAAAGATGAGATTGTGAGAGTTGCCGATGCGATTGGCACATGTGTTGCTTGGCCTAAAAGCTTGGTTATACCCTCTGAAGTTGTTGAAAAG GAGCAAGAAAACCGTAAAATTGTGAAAAGGAAAAGGAGGGATATGTATGAAGATTTTGATCATGATGACCTTGACAACCTGCCCCCGAAACTGCCATTACCACTAAAGGAGCTctgccaatgggccaatatatTCTTGAAGAATGGGGTCACCATCCACACCACTTTGGGCGAGGAAATTTTCGGCCGCCCAAGAAAGGTAGCTATCTTTAGAAGGGATGTGTATGCCATGACGCACATGAAGGAGATATCTAACAGCACCATTGTGATGTATATGAG CTGTCTTTACCAAAAGTTGCAGAAATCTAAGATGCTGCACATGATTGCCTTCATAGACCCTGCTAAGACAGGTGTGCTTGGGTGTGGGAATCCAACAGAAAGGGCTCGTTCTCTGTCAGCTTGTTATGCAAAAGGGAAGTCGGGTCAGATTTTTTTGGTGCCCTATAACTCGGG TTGTTATTGGATGTTAACGGTTGTGAACCCCGCTGAAGAAGTTGTGCATTTCATGGATCCATCGAAGAGGCGACTCATCACCGGAGAATGGAAAACTATTGTGGACAA CTCAATCAAAATATACAATGCGCAAAAACATAAGAAAGGCAGAAAAACAGTTACATGGAAAAATTGTGCG GGCATTCCGGAGCAGCAAGGTGATAAAACCTGTGGGTTTTGGATTATGCATTACATGAAGGACATAGTGGAGGATAAGAACCAAGAGTGGAGTGCTAAG TGGGACAGAAAAGCAAGCAACATGTACACacaaaatgatattgatgaggTTCGGGCCGAGTGGGCACAATATGTTGCCCAATTTAAAGAAAGCTAG